The following coding sequences lie in one Spinacia oleracea cultivar Varoflay chromosome 1, BTI_SOV_V1, whole genome shotgun sequence genomic window:
- the LOC130462878 gene encoding uncharacterized protein: MVDLTEAHIEVPEAEKEVPSAEEEQTKQGLTRKRRHSTLGSTSTSALDRLIHADPCSDVPLKRIPEEVREAMARYARAPVLGENPMAHVGSLVGPEAARENLLRANPQWRVPGAEERNPAMMAQYYLNEAVFWSSFASECSSVEERQLRRYQEAYARDIPVLDQKAGRLMAEMVEIKQLYLQYSREAREAAEQIGAEVGKLTFQVEEDAEKIASFDRERREMAAKFASELEEKDSLLKEMTSKFEAAIKQSQEAEARLQQFIKHREIVQNQADKVPVLQLKIREKDAAIRKLEQETKKEEDKLTKARWICGEPSMVDCGDNVHMKLLEKDTQIIELEYKKSLFLGKIKKLQTKKENLEEDVQEMKNKLCHMRIEVMNCTRNEKNLSLILMFSWLIFAVLAMYIEIDYVGRV, from the exons atggtggatctcaccgaagctcacatagaggttcccgaagctgagaaggaggtcccttctgctgaggaggagcaaaccaagcagggtctgacgaggaagaggcgccactcgaccttgggctctacttcgacctcggccctggatagactgatccacgctgacccttgctcggatgttccgctgaaacggatccccgaggaggtaagggaggcgatggctcgctatgctagagccccggttttgggggagaaccccatggctcacgtgggatctttggtgggtcccgaagctgcacgggagaatcttcttcgggccaacccgcagtggagggttcctggagctgaggagaggaacccagctatgatggcccaatattatctgaatgag gctgttttctggtcctcgttcgcttccgagtgtagctcggttgaggagaggcaactgaggaggtatcaggaggcttatgctcgtgatatccctgtcttggaccagaaggctgggcggctcatggccgagatggtggagatcaagcaactgtaccttcagtacagtcgtgaggctagggaAGCGGCGGAacagatcggggccgaagttgggaagctcactttccaggttgaagaggatgctgaaaagatagcttccttcgacagggagaggagagaaatggctgccaagtttgcgagcgaacttgaagaaaaagacagtcttctcaaggagatgacgtctaaatttgaggcggccattaagcagagccaggaagcggaggcgaggcttcagcagtttATCAAGCACCGGGAGATTGTTCAgaatcaagctgacaaggtgcccgttctccagctgaagatccgagagaaggatgctgccattcggaagttggagcaagagaCCAAAAAGGAGGAAGACAAACTTACTaaagcacg GTGGATCTGTGGTGAGCCGTCGATGGTGGATTGTGGCGATAATGTTCATATGAAGCTGCTAGAGAAGGACACTCAAATTATTGAGTTGGAATACAAGAAGAGTTTGTTTTTGGGAAAAATTAAGAAATTGCAAACGAAGAAGGAAAATCTAGAAGAGGATGTGCAGGAGATGAAGAACAAACTATGTCATATGCGCATTGAAGTGATGAATTGTACCAGGAATGAGAAGAATTTGTCTCTCATTTTGATGTTCTCATGGCTTATATTTGCTGTTTTGGCCATGTATATTGAGATAGATTATGTAGGAAGAGTTTAG
- the LOC110778677 gene encoding uncharacterized protein: protein MDQIHDLKNTPKPMFEVIDPSIVRAQFIGKRDVSFSSYMHQSQNNHHQNKYTPQMGPTRAEESDQISIFDAAKYFSDGHDNQKEQHQQQNLKGDRVGLDPLVSIPARFSSVSSSVDDNGSNYGGRNSGNYRARSFHATPTASSEASWNSQTGLLANPPGSIGVCLTKNLSPNSSTTSNTTSTTTSNATPRWPRISSKWLIPRRKCPCSGKKSVQVEERNESNTPRMVDLRRSTSSNGSATNYLSSSWYSPRQNSPKKVGIQLEPSKNNNLNFNNLKPPNGINHNHNHNHHHSNGGGFSTNVSNPKVVAVGPLKSFTNHSEIIGTTATTTVTTPAAAASAGTTPTSTSTNTNGFTFPILENPPVGVKKMFNVIAEPARDSLEVYQPRSHSSPKSRRMSYEDDNVLSDGSSDLFEIESFSTTYPCRDSMDELIVPASSFNTSTMRRLGIVCRSNNNNNNNNNNNNNSNNVDEHDGMDEPMTPSVAHTECYAPSEVSIDWSVTTAEGYDRASLTNFSVSASEVGLYAAAAMRRESERNNGNGNCNGGGGGGGGEDKRSKGGGKGNNNGGGLLSCRCEKAVSVGPGPIKCSAEGGPPITARHVSGRPTQQPHGVAAHVNGRWK, encoded by the coding sequence atggatCAAATTCATGATCTTAAAAACACACCAAAACCAATGTTTGAAGTCATAGATCCCTCCATTGTTAGAGCTCAATTCATAGGTAAAAGAGACGTTTCCTTCTCTTCTTACATGCATCAATCTCAAAATAATCATCATCAAAACAAGTATACTCCTCAAATGGGTCCAACCAGAGCCGAGGAATCCGATCAAATCAGCATTTTTGATGCAGCAAAGTACTTCAGTGATGGTCATGACAACCAAAAagaacaacaccaacaacaaaACTTGAAAGGGGATCGAGTAGGACTCGATCCCCTGGTTTCAATCCCCGCAAGATTTTCCTCCGTATCATCGTCTGTGGACGATAACGGGAGTAACTATGGGGGGAGAAATAGTGGTAACTATAGAGCAAGGTCATTCCACGCAACTCCAACAGCCTCCTCAGAGGCTAGTTGGAATAGCCAGACGGGTTTATTAGCAAACCCGCCTGGCTCTATTGGTGTTTGTCTCACCAAAAACTTGTCCCCTAATAGTAGTACTACTAGTAATACTACTAGTACTACTACTAGTAACGCCACCCCGAGGTGGCCTAGGATAAGCTCGAAATGGCTTATCCCTAGACGAAAATGCCCGTGTTCGGGGAAGAAATCGGTCCAAGTAGAAGAGAGGAACGAGTCCAACACGCCGAGGATGGTTGATTTAAGGCGGAGTACTTCTTCAAATGGTAGTGCAACAAATTACCTATCTTCCTCTTGGTACTCTCCTAGACAAAACAGTCCCAAAAAAGTTGGTATACAATTAGAGCCGTCTAAGAACAACAACTTAAACTTCAATAATCTAAAACCCCCAAACGGAATcaaccacaaccacaaccacaaccaccaccactcCAACGGTGGTGGTTTTTCGACGAATGTCTCGAATCCCAAGGTGGTAGCAGTGGGACCCTTGAAGTCTTTTACTAATCATTCAGAAATCATTGGTACTACTGCTACTACTACTGTCACTActcctgctgctgctgctagTGCTGGTACTACTCCTACTAGTACTAGTACTAATACGAATGGTTTTACATTTCCGATCCTCGAGAACCCGCCTGTCGGGGTGAAGAAGATGTTCAACGTGATAGCCGAGCCGGCTAGGGACTCATTGGAGGTGTACCAACCAAGGAGCCATTCGAGTCCAAAGTCGCGAAGAATGAGCTACGAAGACGACAATGTGCTTAGTGATGGGAGTTCAGACTTGTTTGAGATTGAGAGCTTTTCTACGACGTATCCTTGTAGGGATTCAATGGATGAGTTGATTGTTCCGGCTTCGAGTTTCAACACTAGTACAATGAGGAGACTTGGGATTGTTTGTAGaagtaacaacaacaacaacaacaacaacaacaacaacaataatagtaACAATGTGGATGAACATGATGGTATGGATGAGCCTATGACACCTTCTGTAGCACATACGGAATGTTATGCTCCTAGTGAAGTGAGCATTGATTGGAGTGTCACCACCGCCGAGGGCTACGACCGTGCTAGCCTCACCAACTTCTCCGTCTCGGCCTCGGAAGTCGGGTTGTACGCTGCTGCCGCCATGAGACGGGAGTCGGAAAGAaataatggtaatggtaattgtaatggtgggggtgggggtgggggtggtgAGGATAAGAGGAGTAAAGGAGGTGGGAAAGGGAATAATAATGGTGGTGGGTTGTTGAGCTGTCGGTGTGAGAAGGCGGTTAGTGTAGGACCGGGACCAATAAAGTGCTCGGCCGAGGGGGGCCCACCGATCACGGCGAGGCATGTGAGTGGTAGGCCAACACAACAGCCTCATGGAGTAGCAGCCCATGTCAATGGGAGGTGGAAATAG